Proteins encoded by one window of Bauldia sp.:
- the tolR gene encoding protein TolR has protein sequence MAGPLGATVGRRKHKRQRRRPMSDINVTPFVDVMLVLLIVFMVTAPLLSAGVPVDLPQAQAKPLALEKEPITVTVDTQGRVFIKDDAVAMEDLVPKLTAAAASNLDERIYVRGDKAVSYGQIMQVMGVISSAGFTHIGLVALKPDG, from the coding sequence ATGGCCGGGCCGCTCGGAGCGACGGTAGGGCGGCGCAAGCACAAGCGGCAGCGCCGGCGGCCGATGAGCGACATCAACGTGACACCGTTCGTCGATGTGATGCTCGTGCTGCTCATCGTCTTCATGGTGACGGCGCCGCTTCTGTCGGCCGGCGTGCCGGTCGACCTGCCGCAGGCGCAGGCAAAGCCGCTGGCGCTCGAAAAGGAACCGATCACGGTGACCGTCGATACGCAGGGCCGCGTCTTCATCAAGGACGATGCCGTGGCGATGGAGGACCTCGTGCCGAAGCTCACCGCCGCCGCGGCGAGCAACCTCGACGAACGCATCTACGTGCGCGGCGACAAGGCCGTCAGCTATGGCCAGATCATGCAGGTGATGGGCGTCATCTCCAGCGCCGGCTTCACCCATATCGGCCTGGTGGCGCTGAAGCCCGATGGCTGA
- the tolQ gene encoding protein TolQ gives MTNVVLAPPSADFSLLALFYQSHIVVKCVIIGLLLASVWSWAIIVDKTFLYRRVRKSMDRFEKVFWSGQSLEELYRSLSGRTPTAMASVFVAAMREWKRSFEAGARSPVGLQTRIDKVLDVTIDRETERLERRLLFLATVGSAAPFIGLFGTVWGIMSSFQAIAASKNTALAVVAPGIAEALLATALGLLAAIPAVIAYNKLSNDSGKISQRLEGFADEFSAILSRQVDERVS, from the coding sequence GTGACGAATGTCGTTCTGGCGCCGCCGAGCGCCGACTTTTCGCTGCTGGCGCTCTTCTATCAATCGCACATCGTCGTGAAGTGCGTGATCATCGGGCTGCTGCTGGCCTCGGTGTGGAGCTGGGCGATCATCGTCGACAAGACCTTCCTCTACCGGCGCGTCCGCAAGTCGATGGACCGCTTCGAGAAGGTGTTCTGGTCGGGCCAGTCGCTCGAGGAACTCTACCGCTCGCTCTCCGGCCGCACGCCGACCGCGATGGCCTCGGTTTTCGTCGCCGCGATGCGCGAGTGGAAGCGCAGCTTCGAGGCGGGCGCGCGCTCTCCGGTCGGCCTGCAGACGCGCATCGACAAGGTGCTCGACGTTACCATCGACCGCGAGACGGAGCGGCTGGAGCGGCGCTTGCTGTTCCTGGCGACGGTCGGATCGGCGGCGCCGTTCATCGGCCTGTTCGGCACGGTGTGGGGCATCATGTCGTCGTTTCAGGCGATCGCGGCCTCCAAGAACACCGCGCTCGCCGTCGTGGCGCCGGGCATCGCCGAGGCGCTGCTCGCGACCGCGCTCGGCCTGCTCGCCGCCATTCCGGCGGTCATTGCCTACAACAAGCTGTCCAACGATTCCGGCAAGATCAGCCAGCGGCTGGAAGGCTTCGCCGACGAGTTCTCGGCGATCCTGTCGCGCCAGGTCGATGAGCGGGTGAGCTAG
- a CDS encoding YbgC/FadM family acyl-CoA thioesterase, with protein sequence MSEWPDLAGRIDNGVHILPVRIYFEDTDFSGVVYHGSYVRFLERGRTDFLRVLGIGHDALDKGEHGEPLAFTVRRMTLEFIKPARIDDVVVVETRAGELTGARGVLAQTIRRGAEVLVTAEVTVAMINAEGKARRWPESILRMIALSSD encoded by the coding sequence ATGAGCGAGTGGCCGGACCTCGCGGGGCGCATCGACAACGGCGTCCACATCCTGCCGGTGCGCATCTATTTCGAGGACACCGATTTTTCCGGCGTCGTCTATCACGGCAGCTACGTGCGCTTCCTCGAGCGTGGGCGGACCGATTTTCTGCGCGTGCTCGGCATTGGCCACGATGCGCTGGACAAGGGCGAGCACGGCGAGCCGCTCGCCTTCACCGTGCGGCGCATGACGCTCGAATTCATCAAGCCGGCGCGGATCGACGACGTCGTCGTGGTCGAGACGCGAGCGGGCGAACTGACCGGCGCACGCGGGGTGCTGGCGCAGACCATTCGTCGCGGCGCCGAGGTGCTGGTGACGGCGGAGGTGACCGTCGCGATGATTAACGCTGAGGGCAAGGCGCGGCGCTGGCCCGAATCGATCCTAAGGATGATCGCGCTTTCATCGGATTGA
- a CDS encoding NUDIX domain-containing protein: protein MSAPIAIVAAVVRDADGRVLLVRKHGTAAFLQPGGKREAGEGDIAALARELGEELGCGIVAGSARPVGAFSAPAANEAGREVVAHVYAVRLDGTPVASAEIAELAWVDPAAPGDLVLAPLTRDGILPALAGEGAMAR from the coding sequence ATGAGCGCGCCGATCGCCATCGTCGCCGCCGTCGTCCGCGATGCCGACGGCCGCGTGCTGCTGGTGCGCAAGCACGGCACCGCGGCGTTCCTGCAGCCGGGCGGCAAGCGCGAGGCGGGCGAGGGCGACATCGCGGCGCTGGCGCGGGAACTCGGCGAGGAACTCGGCTGCGGCATCGTCGCCGGCTCGGCGCGGCCGGTCGGCGCCTTCAGCGCGCCGGCGGCGAACGAAGCCGGCCGCGAGGTCGTGGCGCACGTCTACGCGGTCCGCCTCGACGGCACGCCGGTGGCGTCGGCGGAGATCGCGGAACTGGCGTGGGTCGATCCGGCCGCGCCCGGCGATCTGGTGCTGGCGCCGCTGACGCGCGACGGCATCCTGCCGGCGCTGGCCGGCGAAGGAGCGATGGCGCGATGA
- the ruvB gene encoding Holliday junction branch migration DNA helicase RuvB: MSRVVAPEALSDDARDTVLRPQTLSEFVGQAQARDNLKVFIDAARGRNEALDHVLFVGPPGLGKTTLAQIVARELGVNFRSTSGPVIAKAGDLAALLTNLEERDVLFIDEIHRLSPQVEEILYPALEDFRLDLIIGEGPAARSVKIELAPFTLVGATTRLGLLTTPLRDRFGIPIRLNFYEVPELEHIVRRGARILGVELTADGSTEIARRSRGTPRIATRLLRRVRDFAAAAGTTAIDAKSADRALQRLEVDAMGFDALDRRYMQLIAESFGGGPVGIETIAAALSEPRDAIEEIVEPFLIQQGFVQRTPRGRLLTGNAFRHLGLEMPKRDATVQMPLFTEDDEG, encoded by the coding sequence ATGAGCCGCGTCGTTGCCCCCGAGGCATTGTCGGACGATGCGCGCGATACGGTGCTGCGGCCGCAGACGCTGTCCGAGTTCGTCGGGCAGGCGCAGGCGCGCGACAATCTCAAGGTGTTCATCGATGCGGCGCGCGGGCGCAACGAGGCGCTGGATCACGTCCTGTTCGTGGGGCCGCCCGGCCTCGGCAAGACGACGCTGGCGCAGATCGTGGCGCGCGAGCTCGGCGTCAATTTCCGCTCGACCTCGGGGCCGGTGATCGCCAAGGCCGGCGACCTTGCCGCGCTGCTGACGAATCTCGAGGAGCGCGACGTCCTGTTCATCGACGAGATCCACCGCCTGTCGCCGCAGGTCGAGGAGATTCTGTATCCGGCGCTGGAGGATTTTCGCCTCGACCTGATCATCGGCGAGGGGCCGGCGGCGCGCTCGGTCAAGATCGAGCTGGCGCCGTTCACGCTGGTCGGTGCGACGACGCGGCTGGGGCTGCTGACGACGCCGCTCCGCGATCGTTTCGGCATTCCGATCCGGCTCAATTTCTACGAGGTGCCCGAGCTGGAGCACATCGTGCGGCGCGGCGCCCGCATTCTCGGCGTCGAGCTCACCGCCGACGGATCGACCGAAATCGCGCGGCGCTCGCGCGGCACGCCGCGGATTGCGACGCGCCTCTTACGCCGCGTGCGCGACTTCGCTGCTGCCGCCGGCACGACCGCGATCGACGCCAAGAGCGCCGACCGCGCGCTGCAGCGGCTCGAGGTCGATGCGATGGGATTCGATGCGCTCGACCGGCGCTACATGCAGTTGATCGCGGAAAGCTTTGGCGGCGGGCCTGTCGGCATCGAGACGATCGCCGCGGCACTGTCGGAGCCGCGCGACGCGATCGAGGAGATCGTCGAACCGTTCCTGATCCAGCAGGGCTTCGTCCAGCGCACGCCGCGCGGGCGCCTGCTGACCGGCAATGCGTTCCGGCATCTCGGCCTCGAGATGCCGAAGCGCGACGCGACGGTGCAGATGCCGCTGTTCACAGAAGACGACGAGGGATGA
- the ruvA gene encoding Holliday junction branch migration protein RuvA, whose translation MIGKLSGVIDSYGDDWVIVDVGGVGYQVHCSARTLQALPAAGERATLSIETYVREDMIRLYGFSSDLEREWFRLLQTVQGVGAKVALAVLGTLKPGDLATAIALQDKAALSRAPGVGRKVAERMVTELRDKAPAYSSADPMVVRLQAELDDKRAPRPVADAVSALVNLGYAQIQASAAVAAASRAAGEAATAEQLIKLGLKELAR comes from the coding sequence ATGATCGGCAAGCTCAGCGGCGTCATCGACTCGTACGGCGACGATTGGGTGATCGTCGACGTCGGCGGCGTCGGCTATCAGGTGCATTGCTCGGCGCGGACGCTGCAGGCGCTGCCCGCCGCCGGCGAGCGCGCGACGCTGTCGATCGAGACGTACGTGCGCGAGGACATGATCCGGCTCTACGGCTTTTCGAGCGATCTCGAACGCGAGTGGTTCCGCCTGCTGCAGACGGTGCAGGGCGTTGGCGCCAAGGTGGCGCTCGCCGTGCTCGGCACGCTGAAGCCGGGCGACCTTGCCACGGCCATCGCGCTGCAGGACAAGGCGGCGCTGTCGCGGGCGCCGGGCGTCGGGCGCAAGGTGGCGGAGCGCATGGTGACGGAACTGCGCGACAAGGCACCGGCCTATTCCAGCGCCGATCCAATGGTGGTGCGCCTGCAGGCGGAACTCGACGACAAGCGGGCGCCGCGCCCGGTTGCCGATGCGGTGTCGGCGCTGGTCAATCTCGGCTACGCGCAGATACAGGCGAGCGCCGCGGTCGCCGCCGCGTCGCGCGCCGCCGGTGAAGCGGCGACCGCGGAGCAACTGATCAAGCTCGGGCTGAAGGAACTGGCGCGATGA
- a CDS encoding type II toxin-antitoxin system VapC family toxin: MSDTLVDTNVLLDVNGEPSEWQAWSERQIAEAAEDGGLVINQVIYSELAIGYGAREELEEIIERTRLMRENLPWGAAYIAGHAFVNYRRRGGSRALPLPDFFIGAHAAVRGYTLLTRDRGYYATYFPTLKIISPETQP, encoded by the coding sequence ATGAGTGATACGCTCGTCGATACGAACGTATTGCTTGACGTCAACGGCGAGCCGTCGGAGTGGCAGGCCTGGTCCGAGCGGCAGATCGCGGAGGCGGCCGAGGATGGCGGCCTCGTCATCAATCAGGTGATCTATTCCGAACTGGCGATCGGATACGGAGCGCGCGAAGAGCTGGAAGAGATCATAGAACGCACGCGGTTGATGCGCGAAAATCTGCCTTGGGGCGCTGCCTATATAGCCGGCCATGCGTTCGTGAATTACCGGCGGCGCGGTGGCAGCCGTGCGTTGCCGCTCCCCGATTTCTTCATCGGCGCGCACGCCGCTGTCCGCGGTTACACGCTGCTGACGCGCGACCGCGGTTACTACGCGACATATTTCCCGACGCTGAAGATCATCTCGCCCGAGACGCAGCCATGA